One Desulfobacterales bacterium DNA window includes the following coding sequences:
- a CDS encoding addiction module protein — translation MESTLQIDKMTVSDKLKTMELIWDDLCRTSEQIPSPGWHEKILRTREERITQGTAQFSDWMEAKEKIRTSVK, via the coding sequence ATGGAATCAACTCTGCAAATCGACAAAATGACAGTTTCCGACAAGCTCAAGACAATGGAACTGATCTGGGACGACCTCTGCCGCACCTCGGAACAAATACCCTCGCCTGGCTGGCACGAAAAAATCCTGCGTACGAGGGAAGAACGAATCACTCAAGGAACTGCGCAATTCTCGGATTGGATGGAGGCCAAAGAGAAAATCCGGACTTCCGTTAAATGA
- a CDS encoding type II toxin-antitoxin system VapC family toxin has protein sequence MKSCFLDTNIFIRYLTNDDPAKAERVDKLLAEAADGKIKLVTVELVLAEVVWVLESSYGLKNSSIGPMIKAILATPGLEVINGPLVEKAVEHYMADNIDFIDGYIAAVMERHKISEIFSYDKKHLTRIAAIRRNEP, from the coding sequence ATGAAATCATGTTTTCTCGATACAAACATCTTCATACGTTATCTCACCAACGATGATCCGGCCAAGGCGGAGCGGGTTGACAAGCTGCTTGCCGAGGCCGCCGACGGTAAGATAAAGTTGGTGACCGTTGAACTGGTCCTCGCCGAGGTCGTCTGGGTGCTGGAGTCCTCTTACGGTCTTAAAAACAGCTCTATCGGCCCAATGATCAAGGCCATCCTGGCAACTCCCGGCCTTGAAGTCATCAACGGTCCCCTGGTTGAAAAAGCGGTTGAACATTACATGGCCGACAACATCGATTTCATTGACGGCTACATCGCCGCTGTAATGGAACGCCATAAAATCAGCGAAATCTTTTCCTACGACAAGAAGCACTTGACCCGGATCGCCGCCATCCGGCGGAATGAACCGTGA
- a CDS encoding AbrB/MazE/SpoVT family DNA-binding domain-containing protein produces MISTVTTKGQITIPKALRDQLDIHPKDKIDFISQGDRIILMPVKTLRDLRGCVTGSGGGPDEERRTAKKAVGRRVSGEMS; encoded by the coding sequence ATGATTTCGACTGTGACTACAAAGGGCCAGATAACCATACCAAAGGCTCTCAGGGATCAATTAGACATCCATCCGAAGGATAAAATTGATTTTATCTCCCAAGGAGACAGGATCATCCTGATGCCGGTCAAGACCCTCCGGGACCTGCGGGGCTGCGTGACCGGCAGCGGCGGCGGCCCGGATGAAGAGCGGCGCACCGCCAAGAAGGCGGTAGGCCGACGGGTCAGCGGTGAAATGTCATGA